A stretch of the Gracilinanus agilis isolate LMUSP501 chromosome 4, AgileGrace, whole genome shotgun sequence genome encodes the following:
- the WNK4 gene encoding serine/threonine-protein kinase WNK4 isoform X3, producing the protein MLAPPAPDPPVPMSQTEADLALRSPPPPSPAGAPRLGPAPRRMRRFSGKGELRPRSTRFSRRSSVDLGLLSTWSEPAPPLPDPPGPPDLSSPGSPKSLQPSSGEQAEGAPSGGLAGKPGDLERPELSGSGGGLGFGEMLQSPGGVAPERLREQEEKEDTETQAVATSPDGRYLKFDIEIGRGSFKTVYRGLDTDTTVEVAWCELQTRKLSRAERQRFSEEVEMLKGLQHPNIVRFYDSWKSVLKGQVCIVLVTELMTSGTLKTYLRRFREMKPRVLQRWSRQILRGLHFLHSRDPPILHRDLKCDNVFITGPTGSVKIGDLGLATLKRTSFAKSVIGTPEFMAPEMYEEKYDEAVDVYAFGMCMLEMATSEYPYSECQNAAQIYRKVTSGTKPNSFHKVKIPELKEIIEGCIRTDKNERFTIQDLLAHAFFREERGVHVELAEEDDGEKQGLKLWLRMEDARRVGRPRDNQAIEFLFQLGRDAAEEVAQEMVALGLVCEADYQPVARAVRERVAAIQRKREKLRRARETEQIPPPPGPPPVIAPTAPGPETPFLPEPEEPEADQHQPFLFRHASYSSTTSDCETDGYLSSSGFIENSDPVLQPPGREPSSPADPQISLPSAFALSIPRSGPASDFSPGDSYTSDAASGLSDVGEGPGRMRRPPGRSPKRRPRSRLRVTSVSDQNDRVVECQLQTHNSKMVTFRFDLDGDSPEEIAAAMVYNEFILPSEQNGFLGRIREIIQRVETLLRREGGPVGASGDAPAPQQEEPTIPALPGPLSLPVSETNSTSLEQRNWTSFPSSPLSPGLPLSPGYPLSPGNPFSPGPSFPIANPHLPITSSPYPLASSQFPSSPSQFPITTSQHPSVPPFPLNSLPPVSPSSQFPITSSQFPPSPSTYPSTSLPTFSPNSSPSPITSPQYPPSTSSFLPSSPPPFPPSCSQFTLSTSSFPPSPSPPLPPPPSTPLLSLAGAFSLAVMTVAQSLLTPQPELLPRPPSPPAPLPSPPASLVPGGLESSPTSKAEEENGATLSSQSLLVETRLSPITEEGKPQLVGRFQVTSSKEPAEPLLQEPPAPPPGSPEPCTPLLAPESSDTEDSAGGGPETGEALAESDRAAEGLGPGAEGEDGQEERESWMGSSPPPPSQPSPVWLNYTYNSLCLSSGDSESSGEDEEIWAELQNLRQKHLSEVETLQMMQKKEIEDLYSRLGKQPPPGIVAPATMLSSRQRRISKGSFPASRRNSLQRLEPPPPGIMRRNSLSGSSTGSQEQRPSKGVTFAGDFGRM; encoded by the exons ATGCTGGCTCCCCCTGCTCCGGATCCCCCTGTTCCTATGTCTCAGACCGAGGCGGACCTGGCGCTGAGGTCTCCGCCGCCTCCCTCTCCTGCCGGGGCTCCTCGCCTCGGCCCGGCACCCCGGCGGATGCGTCGCTTCTCCGGAAAAGGGGAGCTCCGACCACGTTCCACGCGTTTCAGCCGCCGCAGTTCAGTGGACCTGGGGCTCCTGAGTACTTGGTCTGAGCCCGCCCCGCCCCTCCCTGATCCCCCGGGCCCTCCGGATTTAAGCAGCCCGGGTTCCCCCAAGTCCTTACAGCCTAGCTCCGGGGAGCAGGCGGAGGGCGCACCGAGCGGGGGTCTtgcagggaagccaggagatctAGAGCGTCCGGAACTCTCAGGGTCGGGGGGAGGCCTGGGTTTCGGGGAGATGCTGCAGAGCCCCGGTGGGGTGGCGCCGGAGAGGCTACGAGaacaggaggagaaggaagatacaGAGACGCAGGCTGTGGCCACGTCCCCGGACGGCCGCTATCTTAAGTTCGACATCGAGATCGGACGTGGCTCCTTTAAGACTGTCTATAGGGGTTTGGACACGGATACTACGGTGGAGGTCGCCTGGTGTGAACTGCAG ACTCGGAAACTGTCCCGGGCGGAGAGGCAGCGTTTCTCCGAGGAAGTGGAGATGTTGAAAGGGCTGCAGCACCCGAATATCGTCCGCTTCTACGACTCATGGAAATCTGTACTGAAGGGCCAGGTCTGCATCGTGCTAGTCACTGAACTTATGACTTCGGGCACTCTCAAGAC aTACCTGAGGCGATTCCGGGAAATGAAGCCTCGGGTTCTTCAGCGCTGGAGCCGACAGATCCTGCGTGGGCTGCACTTTTTGCACTCGCGGGACCCTCCTATCTTGCACCGGGACCTCAAGTGCGATAATGTCTTTATTACCGGTCCCACTGGCTCCGTCAAAATCGGGGACCTTGGCCTGGCCACACTGAAGCGCACCTCATTTGCCAAAAGCGTCATCG GGACCCCGGAATTCATGGCACCTGAGATGTACGAGGAGAAATACGATGAGGCAGTGGATGTGTATGCATTTGGCATGTGCATGTTGGAGATGGCCACTTCGGAGTACCCCTATTCTGAGTGTCAGAATGCTGCGCAAATTTACCGAAAGGTCACTTCG GGCACCAAACCTAATAGCTTTCACAAAGTGAAGATACCGGAGCTGAAGGAGATAATTGAAGGCTGTATACGTACTGATAAGAATGAAAG GTTCACCATCCAGGACCTCCTGGCCCATGCCTTTTTTCGAGAGGAGCGAGGAGTGCATGTGGAACTGGCAGAAGAGGACGATGGGGAGAAGCAGGGCCTGAAGTTGTGGTTGCGAATGGAGGATGCCAGGAGGGTTGGCCGTCCTCGGGACAACCAGGCCATTGAGTTTCTATTCCAATTGGGAAGGGATGCGGCTGAAGAGGTGGCACAGGAAATG GTGGCTCTGGGACTAGTCTGTGAAGCTGATTACCAACCAGTGGCTAGAGCTGTCAGAGAAAGGGTTGCTGCCATCCAGCGCAAAAGGGAGAAACTTCGGAGAGCGAGGGAGACAGAGCAGATTCCACCACCCCCAGGACCACCTCCAGTCATTGCCCCCACAGCTCCTGGGCCTGAAACTCCCTTCCTTCCTGAACCTGAGGAACCCGAGGCAGATCAGCACCAGCCATTCCTTTTCCGACATGCCAGCTATTCTTCTACCACCT CGGACTGTGAGACTGATGGTTACCTCAGCTCCTCTGGCTTCATTGAAAATTCAGACCCAGTGCTCCAGCCTCCTGGAAGGGAACCATCCAGCCCTGCTGATCCCCAGATCTCCTTGCCCTCG gcctttgccttgtccattcctcgaTCTGGTCCAGCTAGTGACTTCTCTCCTGGGGACAG tTACACTTCAGATGCAGCATCAGGGCTCAGTGACGTGGGAGAAGGGCCAGGAAGAATGAGGAGACCCCCTGGGAGAAGTCCTAAGCGCAGACCTCGATCCCGCTTACGTGTTACCAGT GTGTCGGACCAGAATGATCGAGTTGTTGAATGTCAGTTGCAAACACACAACAGCAAGATGGTGACCTTCCGATTCGACTTGGATGGAGACAGCCCTGAGGAGATCGCAGCTGCCATG GTATATAATGAGTTCATTCTACCATCTGAGCAGAATGGATTCCTGGGCCGGATTCGGGAAATTATTCAGCGAGTGGAGACCTTGCTAAGGAGAGAAGGAGGCCCTGTGGGGGCCTCTGGAGATGCTCCAGCACCCCAG CAGGAGGAGCCCACGATACCGGCTCTCCCTGGCCCCCTCTCACTCCCAGTCAGTG AGACCAACAGTACCTCCCTGGAGCAGAGAAACTGGacatcttttccttcctcccctctgtctcctGGACTCCCCTTGTCACCAGGGTACCCCTTGTCTCCTGGGAACCCCTTTTCTCCAGGTCCTTCCTTTCCCATTGCAAATCCTCATTTACCTATCACTTCCTCCCCATATCCCCTCGCTTCCTCCCAGTTTCCTTCCAGCCCCTCCCAGTTCCCCATCACAACTTCCCAGCACCCAAGtgtccctcctttccccctcaaTTCTCTACCCCCGGTTTCCCCTAGTTCCCAGTTCCCCATCACATCCTCCCAATTTCCCCCAAGCCCCTCTACCTATCCCTCTACTTCTCTTCCTACATTCTCCCCTAATTCCTCCCCATCCCCGATCACATCCCCCCAGTACCCCCCAAGTACTTCTTCGTTTCTGCCCAGTTCCCCACCTCCATTTCCACCTAGTTGTTCCCAGTTCACACTCAgtacttcttcctttcctccaagtccatctcctcctcttcctccacccccTTCAACACCCCTCCTTTCCCTGGCTGGTGCCTTCTCTCTGGCTGTGATGACTGTGGCGCAGTCCTTGCTAACACCCCAACCTGAGCTCCTTCCTCGACCTCCAAGTCCTCCTGCCCCTCTGCCAAGTCCCCCAGCATCCCTTGTGCCAGGTGGCTTGGAGAGTTCTCCGACATCCAAAGCTGAAGAGGAAAATGGG GCCACCCTCAGTTCTCAGTCGCTCCTGGTTGAAACTAGGCTGTCACCCATCACAGAAG AAGGGAAGCCACAGCTTGTCGGGCGTTTCCAAGTGACTTCATCAAAAGAACCAGCTGAACCCCTTCTCCAAGAGCCACCAGCTCCACCTCCGGGCTCCCCAGAACCTTGTACCCCACTGCTGGCCCCTGAGAGTTCAGACACAGAGGACAGTGCTGGAGGAGGGCCAGAGACAGGGGAGGCTCTAGCTGAGAGCGATCGGGCAGCAGAGGGTCTGGGGCCAGGAGCTGAGGGGGAGGATGGGCAGGAGGAAAGGGAGTCCTGGATGGGCAGCAGCCCTCCTCCTCCAAGCCAGCCCAGCCCGGTGTGGTTGAACTACACATACAACAGCCTGTGTCTGAGCAGTGGGGACTCAGAGAGCAGCGGGGAGGATGAAGAGATATGGGCGGAGCTGCAGAATCTTCGACAGAA ACACCTATCTGAGGTGGAGACACTGCAGATGATgcagaagaaagagatagaggacCTATACAGCAGGCTGGGGAAGCAACCCCCACCAGGCATAGTGGCTCCTGCCACCATGCTTTCTAGCCGGCAGCGTCGCATCTCCAAGGGCAGTTTTCCTGCCTCTCGACGAAACAGCTTGCAACGCCTGGAACCTCCACCTCCTG GCATTATGAGAAGGAACTCTTTAAGTGGCAGCAGCACTGGCTCTCAAGAACAGCGACCAAGCAAGGGGGTGACATTCGCTGGGGATTTTGGCAGGATG tGA
- the WNK4 gene encoding serine/threonine-protein kinase WNK4 isoform X5, producing MLAPPAPDPPVPMSQTEADLALRSPPPPSPAGAPRLGPAPRRMRRFSGKGELRPRSTRFSRRSSVDLGLLSTWSEPAPPLPDPPGPPDLSSPGSPKSLQPSSGEQAEGAPSGGLAGKPGDLERPELSGSGGGLGFGEMLQSPGGVAPERLREQEEKEDTETQAVATSPDGRYLKFDIEIGRGSFKTVYRGLDTDTTVEVAWCELQTRKLSRAERQRFSEEVEMLKGLQHPNIVRFYDSWKSVLKGQVCIVLVTELMTSGTLKTYLRRFREMKPRVLQRWSRQILRGLHFLHSRDPPILHRDLKCDNVFITGPTGSVKIGDLGLATLKRTSFAKSVIGTPEFMAPEMYEEKYDEAVDVYAFGMCMLEMATSEYPYSECQNAAQIYRKVTSGTKPNSFHKVKIPELKEIIEGCIRTDKNERFTIQDLLAHAFFREERGVHVELAEEDDGEKQGLKLWLRMEDARRVGRPRDNQAIEFLFQLGRDAAEEVAQEMVALGLVCEADYQPVARAVRERVAAIQRKREKLRRARETEQIPPPPGPPPVIAPTAPGPETPFLPEPEEPEADQHQPFLFRHASYSSTTSDCETDGYLSSSGFIENSDPVLQPPGREPSSPADPQISLPSAFALSIPRSGPASDFSPGDSYTSDAASGLSDVGEGPGRMRRPPGRSPKRRPRSRLRVTSVSDQNDRVVECQLQTHNSKMVTFRFDLDGDSPEEIAAAMVYNEFILPSEQNGFLGRIREIIQRVETLLRREGGPVGASGDAPAPQQEEPTIPALPGPLSLPVSETNSTSLEQRNWTSFPSSPLSPGLPLSPGYPLSPGNPFSPGPSFPIANPHLPITSSPYPLASSQFPSSPSQFPITTSQHPSVPPFPLNSLPPVSPSSQFPITSSQFPPSPSTYPSTSLPTFSPNSSPSPITSPQYPPSTSSFLPSSPPPFPPSCSQFTLSTSSFPPSPSPPLPPPPSTPLLSLAGAFSLAVMTVAQSLLTPQPELLPRPPSPPAPLPSPPASLVPGGLESSPTSKAEEENGATLSSQSLLVETRLSPITEEGKPQLVGRFQVTSSKEPAEPLLQEPPAPPPGSPEPCTPLLAPESSDTEDSAGGGPETGEALAESDRAAEGLGPGAEGEDGQEERESWMGSSPPPPSQPSPVWLNYTYNSLCLSSGDSESSGEDEEIWAELQNLRQKHLSEVETLQMMQKKEIEDLYSRLGKQPPPGIVAPATMLSSRQRRISKGSFPASRRNSLQRLEPPPPGKAL from the exons ATGCTGGCTCCCCCTGCTCCGGATCCCCCTGTTCCTATGTCTCAGACCGAGGCGGACCTGGCGCTGAGGTCTCCGCCGCCTCCCTCTCCTGCCGGGGCTCCTCGCCTCGGCCCGGCACCCCGGCGGATGCGTCGCTTCTCCGGAAAAGGGGAGCTCCGACCACGTTCCACGCGTTTCAGCCGCCGCAGTTCAGTGGACCTGGGGCTCCTGAGTACTTGGTCTGAGCCCGCCCCGCCCCTCCCTGATCCCCCGGGCCCTCCGGATTTAAGCAGCCCGGGTTCCCCCAAGTCCTTACAGCCTAGCTCCGGGGAGCAGGCGGAGGGCGCACCGAGCGGGGGTCTtgcagggaagccaggagatctAGAGCGTCCGGAACTCTCAGGGTCGGGGGGAGGCCTGGGTTTCGGGGAGATGCTGCAGAGCCCCGGTGGGGTGGCGCCGGAGAGGCTACGAGaacaggaggagaaggaagatacaGAGACGCAGGCTGTGGCCACGTCCCCGGACGGCCGCTATCTTAAGTTCGACATCGAGATCGGACGTGGCTCCTTTAAGACTGTCTATAGGGGTTTGGACACGGATACTACGGTGGAGGTCGCCTGGTGTGAACTGCAG ACTCGGAAACTGTCCCGGGCGGAGAGGCAGCGTTTCTCCGAGGAAGTGGAGATGTTGAAAGGGCTGCAGCACCCGAATATCGTCCGCTTCTACGACTCATGGAAATCTGTACTGAAGGGCCAGGTCTGCATCGTGCTAGTCACTGAACTTATGACTTCGGGCACTCTCAAGAC aTACCTGAGGCGATTCCGGGAAATGAAGCCTCGGGTTCTTCAGCGCTGGAGCCGACAGATCCTGCGTGGGCTGCACTTTTTGCACTCGCGGGACCCTCCTATCTTGCACCGGGACCTCAAGTGCGATAATGTCTTTATTACCGGTCCCACTGGCTCCGTCAAAATCGGGGACCTTGGCCTGGCCACACTGAAGCGCACCTCATTTGCCAAAAGCGTCATCG GGACCCCGGAATTCATGGCACCTGAGATGTACGAGGAGAAATACGATGAGGCAGTGGATGTGTATGCATTTGGCATGTGCATGTTGGAGATGGCCACTTCGGAGTACCCCTATTCTGAGTGTCAGAATGCTGCGCAAATTTACCGAAAGGTCACTTCG GGCACCAAACCTAATAGCTTTCACAAAGTGAAGATACCGGAGCTGAAGGAGATAATTGAAGGCTGTATACGTACTGATAAGAATGAAAG GTTCACCATCCAGGACCTCCTGGCCCATGCCTTTTTTCGAGAGGAGCGAGGAGTGCATGTGGAACTGGCAGAAGAGGACGATGGGGAGAAGCAGGGCCTGAAGTTGTGGTTGCGAATGGAGGATGCCAGGAGGGTTGGCCGTCCTCGGGACAACCAGGCCATTGAGTTTCTATTCCAATTGGGAAGGGATGCGGCTGAAGAGGTGGCACAGGAAATG GTGGCTCTGGGACTAGTCTGTGAAGCTGATTACCAACCAGTGGCTAGAGCTGTCAGAGAAAGGGTTGCTGCCATCCAGCGCAAAAGGGAGAAACTTCGGAGAGCGAGGGAGACAGAGCAGATTCCACCACCCCCAGGACCACCTCCAGTCATTGCCCCCACAGCTCCTGGGCCTGAAACTCCCTTCCTTCCTGAACCTGAGGAACCCGAGGCAGATCAGCACCAGCCATTCCTTTTCCGACATGCCAGCTATTCTTCTACCACCT CGGACTGTGAGACTGATGGTTACCTCAGCTCCTCTGGCTTCATTGAAAATTCAGACCCAGTGCTCCAGCCTCCTGGAAGGGAACCATCCAGCCCTGCTGATCCCCAGATCTCCTTGCCCTCG gcctttgccttgtccattcctcgaTCTGGTCCAGCTAGTGACTTCTCTCCTGGGGACAG tTACACTTCAGATGCAGCATCAGGGCTCAGTGACGTGGGAGAAGGGCCAGGAAGAATGAGGAGACCCCCTGGGAGAAGTCCTAAGCGCAGACCTCGATCCCGCTTACGTGTTACCAGT GTGTCGGACCAGAATGATCGAGTTGTTGAATGTCAGTTGCAAACACACAACAGCAAGATGGTGACCTTCCGATTCGACTTGGATGGAGACAGCCCTGAGGAGATCGCAGCTGCCATG GTATATAATGAGTTCATTCTACCATCTGAGCAGAATGGATTCCTGGGCCGGATTCGGGAAATTATTCAGCGAGTGGAGACCTTGCTAAGGAGAGAAGGAGGCCCTGTGGGGGCCTCTGGAGATGCTCCAGCACCCCAG CAGGAGGAGCCCACGATACCGGCTCTCCCTGGCCCCCTCTCACTCCCAGTCAGTG AGACCAACAGTACCTCCCTGGAGCAGAGAAACTGGacatcttttccttcctcccctctgtctcctGGACTCCCCTTGTCACCAGGGTACCCCTTGTCTCCTGGGAACCCCTTTTCTCCAGGTCCTTCCTTTCCCATTGCAAATCCTCATTTACCTATCACTTCCTCCCCATATCCCCTCGCTTCCTCCCAGTTTCCTTCCAGCCCCTCCCAGTTCCCCATCACAACTTCCCAGCACCCAAGtgtccctcctttccccctcaaTTCTCTACCCCCGGTTTCCCCTAGTTCCCAGTTCCCCATCACATCCTCCCAATTTCCCCCAAGCCCCTCTACCTATCCCTCTACTTCTCTTCCTACATTCTCCCCTAATTCCTCCCCATCCCCGATCACATCCCCCCAGTACCCCCCAAGTACTTCTTCGTTTCTGCCCAGTTCCCCACCTCCATTTCCACCTAGTTGTTCCCAGTTCACACTCAgtacttcttcctttcctccaagtccatctcctcctcttcctccacccccTTCAACACCCCTCCTTTCCCTGGCTGGTGCCTTCTCTCTGGCTGTGATGACTGTGGCGCAGTCCTTGCTAACACCCCAACCTGAGCTCCTTCCTCGACCTCCAAGTCCTCCTGCCCCTCTGCCAAGTCCCCCAGCATCCCTTGTGCCAGGTGGCTTGGAGAGTTCTCCGACATCCAAAGCTGAAGAGGAAAATGGG GCCACCCTCAGTTCTCAGTCGCTCCTGGTTGAAACTAGGCTGTCACCCATCACAGAAG AAGGGAAGCCACAGCTTGTCGGGCGTTTCCAAGTGACTTCATCAAAAGAACCAGCTGAACCCCTTCTCCAAGAGCCACCAGCTCCACCTCCGGGCTCCCCAGAACCTTGTACCCCACTGCTGGCCCCTGAGAGTTCAGACACAGAGGACAGTGCTGGAGGAGGGCCAGAGACAGGGGAGGCTCTAGCTGAGAGCGATCGGGCAGCAGAGGGTCTGGGGCCAGGAGCTGAGGGGGAGGATGGGCAGGAGGAAAGGGAGTCCTGGATGGGCAGCAGCCCTCCTCCTCCAAGCCAGCCCAGCCCGGTGTGGTTGAACTACACATACAACAGCCTGTGTCTGAGCAGTGGGGACTCAGAGAGCAGCGGGGAGGATGAAGAGATATGGGCGGAGCTGCAGAATCTTCGACAGAA ACACCTATCTGAGGTGGAGACACTGCAGATGATgcagaagaaagagatagaggacCTATACAGCAGGCTGGGGAAGCAACCCCCACCAGGCATAGTGGCTCCTGCCACCATGCTTTCTAGCCGGCAGCGTCGCATCTCCAAGGGCAGTTTTCCTGCCTCTCGACGAAACAGCTTGCAACGCCTGGAACCTCCACCTCCTGGTAAG GCATTATGA